The following are from one region of the Salvelinus fontinalis isolate EN_2023a chromosome 5, ASM2944872v1, whole genome shotgun sequence genome:
- the LOC129854801 gene encoding mucin-5AC-like, which yields MDFKLDQNFKEDLKNVSSPAFKELASTVATALDTVYRNKYGSSFNRTEVLGFRKGSIEVNAVLIFNNASSVPESSAVVATLIENVSSNSSNFSLPVNTTSIVATRVVSASAPTPTPYTVMNATSAPSNRSTTTMVVNATSDHVTQSNTTATPSLSTSPVVNATVPPTSVVVNTSLSPTARLPTIQVPTTMASPATEAPLTSPKLSLRFSLTSTFNSSLSNSSSPEFLALANHVTTQLDKFFKTQFGARFNRTVVNSFRSGSIVVESTLIFNNISSVPNNSLVAQTLQTAITSNTSGLTLPINSSSIVVTRKTTHQHITLLILTHSTH from the exons ATGGACTTCAAATTGGATCAAAACTTCAAAGAAGATTTGAAAAATGTTTCTTCACCAGCATTCAAAGAATTAGCAAGTACTGTGGCTACAGCG CTGGACACAGTTTATCGAAACAAATATGGATCCAGTTTTAATCGCACAGAGGTTCTAGGTTTCAG GAAAGGTTCGATTGAGGTAAACGCTGTCCTGATATTTAACAATGCCAGCTCAGTCCCTGAGTCTAGTGCAGTGGTTGCAACCTTGATAGAGAATGTCTCAAGCAACAGCTCTAATTTCTCTCTCCCAGTGAACACAACTTCTATCGTGGCAACAA GAGTTGTTTCAGCCTCAGCTCCAACTCCAACACCATATACGGTCATGAACGCAACTTCGGCCCCCTCAAACAGGTCAACTACAACCATGGTTGTCAATGCAACATCGGATCATGTAACACAAAGCAATACAACTGCAACCCCATCATTGTCAACTTCCCCAGTAGTCAATGCAACAGTTCCTCCAACTAGTGTAGTAGTAAATACATCTTTATCTCCAACTGCCCGATTACCAACTATCCAAGTGCCAACTACAATGGCATCCCCTGCAACAGAGGCGCCACTGACCAGCCCAAAACTGTCACTGCGGTTCAGCCTGACATCTACCTTCAATAGCTCTCTGAGCAACAGCAGTTCACCAGAGTTCCTGGCATTGGCAAATCATGTGACTACACAG CTAGATAAATTTTTCAAGACTCAATTTGGAGCCAGATTCAATCGAACTGTGGTCAATAGTTTCCG GTCAGGGTCAATTGTGGTGGAGTCTACGTTGATATTCAACAACATCAGCTCAGTGCCTAACAATAGTCTGGTAGCACAAACTTTACAAACTGCCATTACTTCCAACACGTCTGGCCTGACCTTACCTATCAATTCATCCTCCATTGTGGTCACACGTAAGACAACTCACCAACACATCACTTTACTTATTCTCACACACTCAACACACTAG
- the LOC129854799 gene encoding nuclear pore complex protein Nup214-like gives MTNATTSTATTAAPTAAVTTTTLADVTTTPPAVAKTTTTAVPAVTTTTAVASTDPPSSSEGTLLLQFSLDQLFTLDLANPSSSAFKTLAGKVVLEVNKIFARTPSFLRSIVNSFKNGSVVTNVTLVFKTKSSVPSACSAQATFTISPTSLNILPGSVNVESSVNSGSAPRPTAFCLAFLPLTLALLMVQLLAN, from the exons ATGACTAATGCAACCACCTCCActgcaacaactgctgctccaactGCAGCTGTGACCACCACCACTCTGGCAGATGTCACCACGACCCCTCCAGCAGTGGCCAAAACCACCACCACCGCTGTTCCGGCAGTAACCACCACCACCGCTGTCGCATCAACTGACCCTCCATCTTCTAGTGAAGGAACCCTGCTTCTCCAGTTCAGTCTCGATCAATTATTCACCTTGGATCTTGCCAACCCGTCCTCTTCAGCATTCAAGACTCTGGCTGGCAAAGTGGTCTTGGAG GTGAACAAGATTTTTGCTAGAACCCCAAGCTTCCTTCGTTCCATTGTCAACTCATTCAA GAATGGATCTGTAGTTACCAACGTGACTCTCGTGTTCAAAACCAAATCTTCGGTTCCAAGCGCATGCAGCGCACAGGCAACTTTCACCATCAGTCCCACCTCCCTGAACATCCTACCGGGCAGCGTCAATGTTG AGTcatcagtcaattcaggaagtgctCCCCGACCCACTGCCTTCTGTCTGGCTTTCCTGCCTCTCACATTGGCTCTGCTAATGGTACAGTTGCTGGCTAACTAA